From Bacillus sp. FSL K6-3431, the proteins below share one genomic window:
- a CDS encoding sporulation protein encodes MLLRRYMSLLGIGSARIDLTLPKQTYKAGECIQGYFIIKGGTIDQKAKRFDCDLVMTERSSGLEKIINTTTILTSKLIHSEEVYKISFTLKIPATVQVSTEEVSYRFKTKLTFKEGVASKDQDSIHII; translated from the coding sequence TTGTTACTGAGAAGATACATGTCCCTATTGGGAATAGGTTCTGCACGAATAGATCTTACTTTGCCTAAGCAAACGTATAAGGCTGGTGAATGTATTCAAGGCTATTTCATAATCAAAGGCGGTACCATCGACCAAAAAGCAAAACGATTTGACTGTGATTTGGTCATGACGGAACGATCATCGGGTTTAGAAAAAATAATTAATACAACTACCATTTTAACGTCAAAACTTATCCATTCAGAAGAAGTATATAAAATATCATTTACATTAAAAATACCAGCTACTGTCCAAGTTTCTACCGAAGAAGTATCTTACCGTTTTAAAACAAAGCTCACTTTTAAGGAAGGGGTAGCAAGCAAGGATCAGGATAGCATTCACATCATTTAG
- a CDS encoding phosphotransferase family protein, whose translation MAQFRTKKQYILLDSELIFRFPKYEDGIKQLEHEVIFLRKVVDHVSIEVPKPIYLNINPDRTERAFIGYKKIAGAPFEREIMETVKDECHLHHLAGQLGSFLEELHSISTNELVVNDQGYLHWLDMYERIKMKLYPFMNPEARLWIHKHFSNYFGEKRNFEFIPTLIHGDFGTSNILYDSIEKKISGIIDFGSAGIGDPAVDYAALYASYGERFFRYLVDQYLDIKASMEQINFYIVHSPCKKHYLDWKTMIRFSGWY comes from the coding sequence GTGGCTCAGTTCCGGACAAAGAAACAATATATTCTATTAGACTCTGAGCTTATCTTCCGCTTTCCTAAATATGAGGATGGCATCAAACAGTTAGAGCACGAGGTTATATTCTTGAGAAAAGTTGTTGATCATGTCTCAATAGAAGTACCAAAGCCAATCTATCTGAACATTAACCCTGACAGGACTGAACGTGCATTTATTGGTTATAAAAAAATTGCGGGTGCACCATTCGAAAGGGAAATTATGGAGACTGTGAAGGATGAATGTCATCTGCATCACTTAGCAGGTCAATTGGGATCTTTTCTAGAAGAGTTACATTCCATATCGACGAATGAACTTGTAGTGAATGATCAAGGTTATCTTCATTGGCTCGATATGTATGAACGAATCAAAATGAAACTTTATCCTTTTATGAATCCAGAAGCCCGGCTATGGATTCATAAGCATTTCTCAAATTATTTTGGAGAGAAAAGGAATTTTGAGTTCATTCCGACGCTTATTCATGGTGATTTCGGCACCTCAAATATATTATATGATTCAATAGAAAAGAAGATAAGTGGTATTATAGATTTCGGTTCGGCTGGAATTGGTGATCCTGCTGTTGATTACGCGGCTTTATATGCTTCCTATGGCGAACGCTTTTTTCGATATCTGGTTGATCAGTATCTAGATATCAAAGCTAGTATGGAACAAATAAACTTCTACATCGTACATTCGCCTTGCAAGAAGCATTATTTGGATTGGAAAACAATGATACGCTTTTCAGGCTGGTATTAA
- the ileS gene encoding isoleucine--tRNA ligase, whose amino-acid sequence MKESASERERRIRDEWAKNETFQKSILNRDSGETFVFYEGPPTANGMPHAGHALGRTIKDFIARYKTMSGYQVIRKAGWDTHGLPVELGVEKQLQIHGKDEIEKFGVEQFIEKCKESVFAYEKEWRQFTESLGYWVDMGDPYITLENSYIESVWNILSTIHEKGFLYKGHRVVPYCPSCETSLSSHEVAQGYKDVTDLSATVKFRVVGSENEFLLGWTTTPWTLPANVAIAVHADINYAKVKKGKETFIVAESLVENVMNKDYEFVSVLKGSELVGISYEAPFNFVSINKGHQVISADFVTEASGTGLVHIAPAHGEDDYRAVKNNGFDFVNIVDSKGHYKEEVTPLAGKFVKDCDVEIIKMLSKSNLLYEKQKYDHSYPHCWRCDSPLLYYAMAGWFIKTTAVKERMQKNNQSVHWFPSHIKDGRFGKFLDNMVDWNIGRNRYWGTPLNIWQCEVCCSEKAPHSINELQRLATSTVPDDIELHKPFVDKIKLRCSCGSNMKRTSEVIDVWFDSGSMPFAQYHYPFENKALFKKQFPADVIAEGVDQTRGWFYSLLAVSALYTGETPYKRVLSLGHILDENGQKMSKSKGNALNPIELIEDFGADALRWALLADSAPWNNKRFSKQTVSQAKSKIIDTLVNVHSFYSMYAKIDNFDPSEDLGGTRSILDNWILSRLNTVADEVRKDLDAYDFTGGAKNIASFLEELSNWYIRRSRQRFWNSGMDVDKRAAFSTLYEVLIKVSQLIAPYTPFIAEDIYLNLRGSSVHLSDYPKADFKLINKELENDMNSVLQIVELTRSIRNTVGIKTKQPLANLYVTAKHSIVFNLKPYTTIIQEETNVKQINISDDVATAGLLKYSLKLNFPIAGPKLGKLVGQVQKFLPTIGNREITKLFKDGFLEISLKNGPTIKLEEEDLVVHKQAIEGFTQAENESYLLVLETNLSKELKEEGFVRELIRTIQTYRKELNLPVELRINLCMHVAPNIQEMLNRYDSLLQSNLILNSICFKEMAHMKSYVVEEEKIGLFIDI is encoded by the coding sequence GTGAAAGAAAGTGCTTCTGAAAGAGAACGACGGATTAGAGATGAATGGGCGAAAAATGAGACGTTTCAAAAGTCTATTTTAAACAGGGATAGCGGCGAAACCTTTGTATTTTATGAAGGACCGCCAACTGCCAATGGAATGCCACATGCAGGTCATGCATTAGGTCGAACAATCAAGGATTTTATTGCTAGATATAAAACAATGTCAGGCTATCAAGTCATTCGAAAAGCTGGATGGGACACACATGGTCTACCCGTAGAACTTGGAGTTGAAAAACAATTACAAATCCATGGTAAGGATGAGATTGAAAAGTTTGGTGTCGAGCAGTTTATTGAAAAGTGTAAAGAAAGTGTCTTTGCTTATGAAAAAGAATGGAGACAATTTACTGAATCCCTTGGTTATTGGGTTGATATGGGAGACCCTTACATCACTTTAGAGAACAGTTACATTGAGTCCGTCTGGAATATCCTTTCAACCATTCATGAAAAAGGGTTCTTGTATAAAGGACATCGTGTCGTTCCTTATTGTCCTAGCTGTGAAACATCTCTAAGTTCTCATGAGGTTGCACAAGGGTACAAAGATGTAACGGATTTATCTGCAACTGTGAAGTTTCGCGTTGTTGGATCTGAAAATGAATTTCTTTTAGGTTGGACAACAACCCCATGGACCCTTCCTGCTAACGTTGCCATTGCCGTTCATGCTGATATTAACTATGCAAAAGTAAAAAAGGGCAAGGAAACATTCATCGTTGCAGAAAGTCTAGTCGAGAATGTCATGAATAAGGACTATGAATTTGTCAGTGTGCTAAAAGGAAGTGAATTGGTGGGAATTTCCTATGAAGCACCTTTTAATTTTGTTTCAATCAATAAAGGCCATCAAGTAATTTCAGCTGATTTTGTAACAGAAGCGAGTGGAACGGGGCTTGTTCATATAGCACCTGCACATGGAGAAGACGACTACCGAGCTGTAAAAAATAATGGGTTTGACTTTGTAAATATTGTTGATTCTAAGGGGCATTACAAAGAGGAAGTAACTCCACTTGCAGGCAAGTTTGTAAAAGACTGTGATGTCGAGATCATTAAAATGCTTTCGAAAAGTAATTTATTATATGAAAAACAAAAATACGATCATAGTTATCCTCACTGCTGGCGCTGTGATAGTCCGCTTCTTTATTATGCAATGGCAGGATGGTTTATAAAAACAACTGCAGTAAAAGAACGTATGCAAAAAAACAATCAGTCTGTCCATTGGTTCCCTTCTCATATAAAAGACGGCAGATTTGGAAAATTTCTAGATAATATGGTTGATTGGAATATTGGTCGTAACCGATACTGGGGTACTCCATTAAATATTTGGCAATGTGAAGTTTGTTGCAGTGAAAAGGCTCCACATTCCATTAATGAGTTGCAACGCCTTGCTACAAGCACCGTGCCTGATGATATAGAGTTACACAAGCCATTCGTTGATAAGATCAAGCTTAGATGTTCCTGTGGTTCTAACATGAAAAGAACTAGTGAAGTGATAGATGTTTGGTTTGATAGTGGTTCTATGCCTTTTGCACAATACCACTACCCATTCGAAAATAAAGCATTATTTAAGAAACAATTCCCGGCAGATGTTATTGCAGAGGGTGTGGATCAAACGCGTGGCTGGTTTTATAGTTTACTTGCCGTTTCCGCTTTATATACCGGAGAAACGCCATATAAACGCGTACTTTCTTTGGGGCATATTTTAGATGAAAATGGTCAAAAGATGTCGAAAAGTAAAGGTAACGCCCTTAACCCAATAGAACTTATTGAAGACTTTGGGGCTGATGCGCTACGTTGGGCTTTACTTGCTGATAGTGCGCCTTGGAATAATAAACGTTTTTCTAAACAGACTGTTAGTCAAGCTAAATCTAAAATAATTGACACATTGGTAAACGTGCATTCTTTTTATTCCATGTATGCTAAAATTGATAACTTTGATCCAAGTGAAGACCTTGGTGGGACTCGTTCCATCTTAGACAATTGGATTTTATCTCGATTGAATACAGTGGCAGATGAAGTAAGAAAAGATCTAGATGCTTATGATTTTACAGGAGGCGCAAAAAACATTGCATCTTTTTTAGAAGAACTAAGTAATTGGTATATAAGAAGATCTAGACAAAGGTTTTGGAATAGCGGTATGGACGTGGACAAGAGAGCAGCATTCAGTACACTTTATGAAGTACTAATAAAAGTATCACAATTAATTGCACCGTATACGCCCTTTATAGCAGAAGACATTTATTTAAACTTAAGAGGTTCGAGTGTTCATCTATCAGATTATCCAAAAGCCGATTTCAAACTTATTAACAAAGAACTGGAAAATGATATGAACAGTGTTCTACAAATCGTTGAACTGACAAGGTCAATCAGAAATACGGTAGGAATTAAAACAAAGCAACCTTTAGCAAATTTATATGTTACAGCAAAACATTCGATCGTTTTTAACTTAAAACCGTACACAACAATCATTCAAGAAGAAACAAATGTTAAACAGATTAATATTAGTGATGATGTCGCTACCGCTGGGCTACTGAAGTATAGTCTTAAATTAAACTTTCCTATCGCTGGCCCTAAGCTTGGTAAATTGGTGGGTCAAGTACAAAAATTTCTTCCAACAATAGGAAATAGAGAAATTACAAAGCTGTTTAAAGACGGTTTTCTTGAAATATCATTAAAAAATGGGCCAACTATTAAACTGGAAGAAGAAGATCTGGTTGTTCACAAACAGGCGATTGAAGGGTTTACTCAAGCGGAAAATGAATCCTATCTTCTTGTTCTTGAAACGAATTTAAGTAAAGAACTAAAAGAAGAAGGATTCGTTAGGGAATTAATTAGAACTATACAGACATACAGAAAAGAACTGAATTTACCTGTAGAATTAAGAATTAATTTATGTATGCATGTTGCTCCTAACATTCAGGAAATGCTTAATCGATATGATTCACTATTGCAGAGCAACCTAATTCTGAATTCCATTTGCTTTAAGGAAATGGCACATATGAAAAGTTACGTTGTAGAAGAAGAAAAGATCGGTTTATTTATAGACATTTGA
- a CDS encoding LacI family DNA-binding transcriptional regulator: protein MTNINDIAKLAGVSVSTVSRVLNNHKYVSEEKRVAVQKVIEEMNYTPNKNAIDLIRGETRMIGVIIPYNNNQAFDQMLHGVLNKSIEKDYSIIVLPTKYKKDKELEYLSMLKNKLLDGIIITSKSNKWESIIPFTNYGSIVSCEYTDQSEIGCSYVDRYASYLDVFQNLKNKGHIKVAFTTARGMESISTQQTIAAYKKVFGELSSAFHLSDCFSMEDGYNAGKKLLSLKTRPTAIYANGDEVAGGIYQYAHSIQFKIPSDLAILGQENQPIGVGLGLSSVDHQLIKVGEQAFDLIINKSRDKINIPYTIIHRLST, encoded by the coding sequence ATGACAAATATTAATGATATAGCTAAGTTAGCTGGTGTGTCAGTTTCGACTGTGTCGAGGGTTCTAAACAACCATAAATATGTATCTGAAGAAAAAAGAGTCGCTGTTCAGAAAGTCATCGAGGAAATGAACTATACCCCTAACAAAAATGCAATCGATTTAATCAGGGGAGAGACAAGAATGATTGGCGTAATCATTCCCTATAACAATAATCAAGCATTCGATCAAATGTTACATGGTGTACTTAATAAGTCCATTGAGAAAGATTACTCCATTATTGTACTCCCTACTAAATATAAAAAAGATAAAGAGCTGGAATACCTCTCCATGTTAAAGAATAAATTACTTGACGGTATCATTATCACTTCTAAATCAAATAAATGGGAGTCAATTATACCTTTTACGAATTATGGATCGATCGTTTCTTGTGAATATACGGACCAATCTGAAATAGGTTGCTCCTATGTGGATAGATACGCCTCATACCTCGATGTCTTTCAAAATCTCAAAAATAAAGGTCATATAAAAGTAGCTTTTACTACAGCTAGGGGAATGGAGAGTATTAGTACTCAACAAACGATTGCGGCTTATAAGAAGGTATTTGGAGAACTATCATCAGCATTTCACTTATCAGATTGTTTCAGTATGGAAGACGGATATAACGCTGGAAAGAAGTTATTAAGTCTAAAAACAAGGCCAACAGCAATATATGCAAATGGGGATGAAGTTGCAGGTGGCATTTATCAGTATGCGCATTCGATCCAATTTAAAATACCGTCTGATTTAGCTATCTTGGGGCAAGAAAATCAACCGATTGGTGTAGGATTGGGACTATCTTCAGTAGATCATCAATTAATTAAGGTTGGTGAACAAGCTTTCGATCTCATTATTAATAAATCAAGAGATAAGATTAATATTCCTTATACAATTATTCATCGTTTATCAACTTAA
- a CDS encoding EcsC family protein has protein sequence MVETIEELLVELKKSEDWEKDQNDLWFWEKLGRLPFKLLDRVTPAFLQKKIGIILDELGQYVQSGGKYLSSVSSLKSYYPHKDVHTLEDVDCISIAEMDEAVSGFINNRKRLATFQGASTGIGGFLTLSIDIPLLLGLQLKTLQDIAICYGYNPNDKKERVHIVKVLQFVSSDIVGKQAILQQLSLIDSPDEEAKREVISELQGWREVVITYRDQVGWKKLFQMIPIVGLIFGAFINRSAVNDLAETGMMLYRKRRINERLAMVSEDLKN, from the coding sequence GTGGTTGAAACAATTGAGGAATTACTTGTAGAACTGAAAAAAAGTGAGGATTGGGAAAAAGATCAGAATGATTTATGGTTTTGGGAAAAACTTGGCCGTCTTCCATTCAAACTGTTGGACAGGGTCACTCCAGCATTTTTACAAAAAAAGATTGGCATCATTCTAGACGAATTAGGTCAATATGTTCAATCAGGGGGGAAATATTTAAGTTCTGTATCCTCACTGAAATCCTATTATCCCCATAAAGATGTCCATACATTGGAAGATGTAGATTGTATTTCCATAGCAGAAATGGATGAGGCAGTTAGCGGGTTTATAAATAACAGAAAGCGACTGGCAACCTTTCAAGGTGCAAGTACGGGTATTGGAGGATTTCTAACTTTATCGATTGATATCCCATTGCTTTTAGGTCTTCAATTAAAGACTTTACAGGACATTGCAATTTGCTACGGATATAATCCGAACGATAAAAAGGAAAGAGTGCATATTGTGAAGGTTTTACAGTTTGTTTCTTCAGATATTGTAGGGAAACAAGCGATATTACAACAATTATCTCTCATAGATTCTCCTGATGAAGAGGCGAAAAGAGAAGTTATTTCAGAACTCCAAGGATGGAGAGAAGTTGTAATTACATACAGGGATCAAGTCGGTTGGAAAAAGCTTTTTCAAATGATTCCAATTGTTGGGCTGATTTTCGGTGCATTTATTAATCGTTCCGCGGTTAACGACCTAGCCGAGACCGGGATGATGCTATACCGAAAGAGAAGAATTAATGAGCGTCTAGCGATGGTATCGGAGGATTTAAAAAATTAA
- a CDS encoding LTA synthase family protein, which produces MNNIFQKAQGIFNKYIGFFFLAVFFLWTKTYIVQLTQFDLGIENSLQSFLLFLNPLGSSLLFLGLAIFFKGRKKYIWLIVIDFLLSFLLYANSLYYRFFNDFITLPTLTQTQNFGDVSGSIVSLLKPYDFLFFIDIIFLIAILAFRFVKIEVKNMNRRKVVALLSLGLAITSVNLALAETDRPQLLTRGFDRNYIVKYLGMYNYTIYDAVQSTKATAQRVTASSDDMTEVINYTKSNYAKPNPDYFASGKGMNVIYLHLESIQNFLIDYKLHGEEVTPFLNSLTSEENTLYFDNFFHQTAQGKTADAEFMLENSLYGLPQGAAFTTKGLNTYQSAPAILGQKGYTSAVFHGNAGSFWNRNEIYKSLGFNHFFDSSYYDMESENMAPYGLKDKPFFEESIPLLETLPQPFYSKFITVSHHFPYPIDEEDATIEPHTTGDGSVDRYFQTARYADEALEQFFAYLKESGLYDNSIIIMYGDHYGISKNHNKAMEKVLGKEITPFESSGLQRVPLFIRVPGIEGGVNHEYGGQIDLLPTLLHMVGIDTKEYVQFGTDLLSENHDDLIPFRNGDFVSSTITSADGKFYDSSTGMELEMNKIEEAKKYQEAVNYKLSLSDRVVTGDLLRFYTPEGFVPVDRSQYNYKKSQDNEESQDDESVRE; this is translated from the coding sequence ATGAATAATATATTTCAAAAAGCTCAAGGTATATTCAATAAATATATAGGCTTTTTCTTTTTGGCTGTATTCTTTCTTTGGACCAAAACATATATCGTTCAATTAACGCAGTTTGACTTAGGAATTGAAAATTCTCTTCAAAGCTTCCTATTGTTTTTAAATCCTTTAGGATCATCCTTACTATTTTTAGGCTTGGCTATCTTTTTTAAAGGACGGAAAAAGTATATTTGGTTAATTGTAATCGATTTTCTTTTATCCTTTCTTTTATATGCCAATAGTTTATATTACCGATTCTTTAATGATTTTATTACGTTACCGACTTTGACACAGACCCAAAATTTTGGAGACGTTAGCGGTAGTATAGTATCCCTATTAAAACCTTATGATTTTTTATTTTTTATTGATATCATCTTTTTAATCGCTATTCTTGCTTTCCGATTCGTAAAAATTGAGGTCAAAAACATGAATCGTCGGAAGGTAGTGGCTTTACTTTCATTGGGATTAGCTATCACAAGTGTAAATCTAGCTTTAGCAGAAACGGATCGTCCTCAATTATTAACTAGAGGATTTGACCGAAACTATATTGTGAAATATTTAGGTATGTACAATTACACTATTTATGATGCGGTTCAAAGTACGAAAGCAACTGCGCAAAGGGTTACCGCAAGTAGTGACGATATGACAGAAGTAATAAACTATACAAAATCTAACTATGCCAAACCAAATCCGGATTACTTTGCTTCGGGAAAAGGAATGAATGTTATTTATTTACATCTTGAATCCATTCAAAACTTCCTTATTGATTATAAATTGCACGGAGAAGAAGTCACACCGTTTTTAAATTCATTGACAAGCGAAGAAAATACACTTTATTTTGATAACTTCTTCCATCAAACTGCGCAAGGTAAAACAGCGGATGCTGAATTTATGTTGGAAAATTCATTATATGGATTACCGCAGGGTGCAGCATTTACAACAAAAGGATTAAACACTTACCAATCCGCTCCAGCTATCTTAGGACAGAAAGGTTATACTTCTGCAGTGTTTCATGGAAATGCGGGTAGCTTTTGGAATAGGAATGAAATTTATAAATCGCTTGGATTTAATCACTTTTTTGATTCTAGCTATTATGATATGGAATCCGAAAACATGGCTCCTTATGGCCTAAAAGACAAACCGTTTTTTGAGGAGTCAATTCCACTTTTGGAAACATTACCTCAACCATTTTACTCAAAGTTTATTACGGTATCACATCATTTTCCGTATCCGATAGATGAAGAAGATGCTACAATTGAACCACATACAACAGGTGATGGTTCTGTAGATAGGTACTTCCAAACAGCTCGTTATGCAGATGAGGCGTTGGAACAATTCTTTGCCTACTTAAAAGAATCTGGATTATATGACAATTCCATTATAATTATGTATGGAGATCATTATGGCATTTCAAAAAATCATAATAAAGCAATGGAAAAGGTTCTTGGAAAAGAAATTACACCTTTTGAGAGCTCTGGTTTACAACGAGTACCATTATTCATTCGTGTCCCAGGTATAGAAGGTGGAGTGAATCACGAATACGGTGGACAAATAGATCTACTTCCAACATTACTTCACATGGTTGGAATAGATACAAAGGAATATGTACAATTTGGAACAGATTTATTATCTGAAAATCATGATGATCTAATACCATTCCGAAATGGTGATTTTGTCAGTTCAACGATTACGTCGGCTGATGGTAAATTCTATGATTCAAGTACTGGAATGGAATTGGAAATGAATAAAATAGAAGAAGCTAAGAAATATCAGGAAGCCGTAAATTATAAGCTATCTCTTTCGGATAGAGTAGTAACAGGAGATTTATTGCGTTTTTACACTCCTGAAGGCTTTGTTCCAGTGGATCGATCACAATACAACTATAAAAAATCTCAAGATAATGAAGAATCTCAAGATGATGAATCAGTGAGAGAGTAA
- a CDS encoding FbpB family small basic protein, whose protein sequence is MKKGKISLSELIKINKEELLKDKALIEKIEKRVDEKYLKLNK, encoded by the coding sequence ATGAAAAAAGGAAAAATATCCTTATCAGAATTAATTAAAATAAACAAAGAAGAGCTTCTTAAAGATAAGGCATTAATTGAAAAGATTGAAAAACGCGTTGATGAAAAATACTTAAAACTAAATAAATGA
- a CDS encoding HAD family hydrolase has protein sequence MYNTFIFDLDGTIIDSEMIGLHALQATLKEKGIKKNLDELRFSLGIPGLRTLEILNIADIPTTLESWLEKEKPLIKEVPLFEGMIEVVAQLPKTGIVTSKTAEEMDHSFYLLNIDHHFQSIVCASDTEKHKPHPEPLELGLRLLGCKANKAIYIGDSLYDMECAKSAGVDFGLALWGSKTISGFETADYIFESPYDILKLIKNGKEWQG, from the coding sequence GTGTACAATACTTTTATATTTGATTTAGATGGGACAATTATCGATTCTGAGATGATTGGACTTCATGCATTACAAGCAACACTAAAGGAAAAGGGGATTAAAAAAAATTTAGATGAACTCCGTTTTTCATTGGGGATCCCGGGGCTAAGGACGTTAGAAATTTTAAATATAGCAGATATTCCGACCACGCTTGAATCATGGCTAGAAAAGGAAAAACCACTGATAAAAGAAGTTCCATTATTTGAAGGTATGATAGAAGTGGTTGCTCAACTTCCTAAAACAGGAATTGTAACATCTAAAACTGCTGAAGAGATGGATCATAGTTTTTATTTATTAAATATCGATCATCATTTTCAATCCATTGTTTGTGCAAGTGATACTGAAAAACATAAACCTCATCCTGAACCATTAGAATTAGGCTTGCGATTATTAGGATGTAAAGCAAACAAAGCTATTTATATAGGTGATTCACTATACGATATGGAATGTGCTAAATCAGCTGGTGTTGATTTTGGTCTAGCTTTATGGGGATCAAAAACAATATCGGGATTTGAAACTGCAGATTATATTTTTGAATCTCCTTATGACATATTAAAACTGATAAAAAACGGTAAGGAATGGCAAGGTTAG
- a CDS encoding potassium transporter TrkG: MDGERDLRQLPSLNFAFNNAGFALWPDKLSQYVGDPMVNLTITSFIIIGGIGYTVLSDMWYSKKI, from the coding sequence GTGGATGGGGAAAGGGATCTTCGTCAGTTACCTTCACTCAATTTCGCTTTTAATAATGCAGGATTTGCCTTATGGCCGGATAAATTGTCACAATATGTAGGTGATCCCATGGTGAATCTTACTATAACCAGTTTCATTATTATTGGTGGGATTGGTTATACCGTGTTGTCAGATATGTGGTATTCTAAAAAAATTTAA
- a CDS encoding AAA family ATPase has translation MIIWINGTFGSGKTTMAYELQRRIKGSFVYDPERFGYALMASIPKNISKDDFQDYPLWREANHACLKQVATEYKGIIIVPMTLTNELYFQEIIGKLREDGVIVYHFTLAASKSTIEKRLSKRFEGKNSWAYKQIEGRLHSLSKDVFREHLETDSMSIEEVVESIARLSGVELLSDQRTRFRKRIDRLSIKLKEIGLVKQIKR, from the coding sequence TTGATCATATGGATAAATGGAACATTTGGCTCCGGTAAAACGACCATGGCCTATGAATTGCAAAGAAGGATAAAAGGATCATTTGTTTATGATCCGGAAAGATTTGGATATGCATTAATGGCGAGCATACCGAAAAATATATCGAAGGATGATTTTCAAGATTATCCATTATGGCGTGAAGCAAACCATGCGTGCTTAAAACAAGTAGCTACGGAATATAAAGGTATCATTATTGTACCTATGACGCTTACGAATGAATTATATTTTCAAGAAATTATTGGAAAATTAAGAGAAGATGGAGTCATCGTATACCATTTTACATTAGCAGCTTCCAAATCAACGATCGAAAAACGTCTTAGTAAAAGATTCGAAGGTAAAAATTCATGGGCCTATAAACAAATAGAAGGACGACTCCATAGTTTATCAAAGGATGTTTTCAGAGAACATCTTGAAACAGACTCCATGTCGATTGAGGAAGTAGTAGAAAGCATTGCTAGATTATCTGGAGTGGAGTTACTATCTGATCAGCGAACAAGGTTTAGAAAAAGGATCGACAGGCTTTCTATTAAATTAAAAGAGATCGGTTTGGTAAAACAGATAAAACGTTAA
- a CDS encoding aminoglycoside adenylyltransferase domain-containing protein: MAEPQSWINCDEDIKLFVAKLIERLKSELRYELVGIYLHGSLAMGSYYRPKSDMDMIVVIEGNVKGDIAKTVGIAIANESTNRPTLGNVELSVITAKVAKQIPIPTPFEFHYSSDWHEKILNNEVDYSEERIDGDLATHLTYVIQRGVCLYGKPISEVFGQVKWEYFMNSVLEDLDWILENKHILETPFYGVLNICRVLQLLSEESKTVHSKDEGGEWGLEHLPDEFHPLIQQVLDVYRSSEKVNENQRKTGGQEWDQTKLLALRDYVRKILRTR; encoded by the coding sequence ATGGCTGAACCACAAAGCTGGATCAATTGTGATGAGGATATAAAGTTGTTTGTTGCCAAATTGATAGAACGATTGAAAAGCGAACTTAGATATGAGTTAGTAGGAATATACCTGCATGGTTCATTAGCGATGGGGAGTTATTACCGTCCAAAAAGTGATATGGATATGATAGTGGTTATTGAAGGGAATGTAAAGGGCGATATTGCTAAAACAGTTGGGATCGCTATTGCTAATGAGTCTACTAATAGACCCACATTAGGTAATGTCGAATTGAGTGTTATAACCGCCAAAGTAGCAAAACAAATACCGATACCAACACCTTTTGAATTTCATTATAGTTCGGACTGGCACGAAAAAATATTAAATAATGAGGTAGACTATAGCGAAGAGAGAATAGACGGCGATTTAGCCACTCACTTAACATATGTCATACAGCGCGGCGTTTGTTTATATGGAAAACCAATATCAGAAGTTTTTGGTCAAGTGAAATGGGAATATTTTATGAATTCAGTATTGGAAGATCTTGATTGGATCCTTGAAAATAAACATATTTTGGAGACACCATTTTATGGTGTGCTGAACATTTGCCGTGTACTCCAACTGCTAAGTGAGGAAAGCAAGACTGTTCACAGCAAGGATGAAGGTGGGGAATGGGGTCTCGAACATTTACCTGATGAGTTTCATCCACTTATCCAACAAGTACTTGATGTTTATCGTTCTTCCGAGAAAGTAAATGAAAACCAAAGAAAAACAGGAGGACAGGAATGGGATCAAACCAAACTGTTGGCTTTAAGGGACTATGTTCGTAAGATTTTACGAACTAGATAA